A portion of the Juglans microcarpa x Juglans regia isolate MS1-56 chromosome 1D, Jm3101_v1.0, whole genome shotgun sequence genome contains these proteins:
- the LOC121237347 gene encoding LOW QUALITY PROTEIN: kinesin-like protein KIN-12C (The sequence of the model RefSeq protein was modified relative to this genomic sequence to represent the inferred CDS: inserted 1 base in 1 codon), which translates to MSKETSTSRLAARNVSKGTPSETNENGFETLLNPVHFPPPXTPLNTIHDPSQYQTDPQGPDFDTHHKFEASRGGRSSDRKLEGVEKFVNAGLSYGTPRVSCRAGTKSQSEPNSAQTTPVKSVSRASIGGATGAPTSIRAPPLYAGGKGGSFSRVSRGISVANSELPGDVQDFELVEDPSFWADHNVQVLIRIRPLSGPERVSQGYGRCLRQDSARTLVWLGHPETRFTFDHIACETISQETLFRVAGLPMVENCMSGYNSCMFAYGQTGSGKTYTMMGEIYEMEGRLNEDSGITPRIFEYLFTRIRVEEESRKDEKLKYSCKCSFLEIYNEQITDLLEPSSTNLQLREDLKKGVYVENLTEYNVRTVNDVVKLLLQGAANRKMAATHMNSESSRSHSVFTCIVESSWEKDSMTHFRFARLNLVDLAGSERQKSSGAEGDRLKEAANINKSLSTLGLVIMSLVDLAHGKHRHVPYRDSRLTFLLQDSLGGNSKTTIIANVSPSICSANETLSTLKFAQRAKLIQNNAKVNEDASGDVTALQRQIQQLKGQLSILMKYNNLTRSISSYIPAAEESGLNDLSEGYDSSGERKPTGNHKIRRLPSTKINHMEANLVGAMRREKMAEIAVRKLEAEIEHVNLLACQREEDAQNTKMMLRFREEKIKQLELLVNDSLSSEKYLMEENKALLEEIRMLRARIDKNPELTQFALENIRLQEQLQLFQNFHEQGERETLLSEVSELRNQLLETLEGKLTFPARNDNQDNDTIKELEDSRNMNFKLIREVDELRTELRKYLNCSQAASTSATDSFSKNSEEFRQTDNYSLVESIYSHSESGDEMASSTQADDEVRKNRIDQNIDDSTLSHSNDPQKELMDARLLVEAMELEQVHLITELQHTQEENQRLMGMVSKKDKVDKQTVLEPQSRFLKLGNLETQNMSLPTEGNEEIDQNALQYKLDKMSKDLEEVRLLNNQYQEDQVSQLSQQHQIQLVCEQVEMETSRTIIHLQEDVAAIQLELNQRLCYMTQENTRLRNIIAAKEEEIKVLCMEWERATLELTSFLVDGSKSLKDASGQIEGIACSFPKASCISEHIERAARVCVDKEESILLLEKSLEDAQKMVMEMELKLSSLKEATIALNEFQQLDIDKSTEEETQLSKLMNGNTNMVKTEDFKCKIKIDQLTEAEKCVNSGFVAVKRICDCHKVAQVNDVEKDILIPKLIDVGNHKISETTPDADVLAVECLKYQVKLTRFGVLESENAINELYTDVETHFKALQIDVCEVCSAYKELVQELMKESHEMKKICMELRENHKNSQFCNVELLSMEPPKFMKFGNENPMLNQIRDKLAETNDILKLIKDCIKTKVNEFECLSEEEDLMEADTWISDCSMIDSDVSSESVASVIKSDGSSYTFQPRFPAGINMMDLQVEGGLAVQSDDQESEKSIKLLKGSKIQSEATRLCLRKELEMAFHIFSKLYVQLSALLSKSDVGDFSCSEELKQVVPSIEYGIEKAEAGCYNIREVVADEKINHASSLLTKFEEARATMREADLMLNALLKANESAKQLTGMWKQAGEDLMVERASLIEEVKQLKSSICLKEEENKSLQHQIQYGLAEMANSLSLLEGCFVQMQKVVDESFSVIYSDALSLGQEMLCLVSNSRSSVEDICTEIMEKGFAFFVLYQCHTAEFIRKLPCLLGQPGLCAFRHQEYRPVIKLENMCSSDEDDVIVPCKKVMGEGDQCELVRKVGGEQLGLSRDNLIYENMALKKELERKEVLLEGLLFDFSLLQESASNTKDIKDETEKLIFSLRQVRHELEMKTSQLDDVLVQYRKLEGHLADTEKALVISNSDLEQAKETIDSYSDQNTELKVLLKDIYLKKSETEELLDEQKEVVKGLEKEILHLTSSVSLCKGIEDELKRVASERDQLHEEVQSLNVTLEMAYALVDEKEAVAVECQQETEASKMYAEQKEEEVKILEHSVEELECTINVLEKKVDEMNEEVERHRVIRDSLELELQVLRQMLSSVENFTENADSGNSITQQPEDHISMHLQGRLLEFHEAQNRIKLLEEEKLERDKEIKQCKEYISELVLHAEAQASQYQQKYKTLEAMVNEVKTDSSYSTSSALTLDKTERISTRTRGSSSPFRCISNLVQQMNLEKDQELSVARIRIEELKALAASRQKEVCMLNTRLAAAESMTHDVIRDLLGVKLDMTNYANLIDQYQVQKLVVEAQQQTEEFAAKEQEVLKLRKQINDLLEERDSCISEVNRKEADVLAVQMTVEQLLERDQLLSAQNEMLKMDKTNLKRRVTELDDMVKALLGAPSMKQQTQLSLKTKDNSSLKLGLSDADFTKRLAHSERRLSQVNDELAQYRRSSGSHPNDRTYAHGSETKNRR; encoded by the exons ATGTCGAAGGAAACCTCTACCTCTCGACTTGCGGCTCGAAACGTTTCGAAGGGAACGCCATCCGAAACAAACGAAAACGGATTCGAAACCTTGCTGAATCCGGTTCATTTTCCACCCC GAACTCCTCTGAATACAATTCACGATCCATCTCAGTACCAAACGGATCCACAAGGTCCCGATTTTGATACTCATCACAAGTTCGAAGCCAGTCGAGGAGGTCGATCATCGGACAGGAAGCTTGAAGGTGTAGAGAAGTTTGTCAATGCGGGCCTCAGTTACGGGACTCCCAGGGTGTCATGTCGCGCAGGGACGAAGTCGCAGTCGGAGCCGAACTCGGCGCAGACCACTCCGGTGAAGAGTGTTTCAAGGGCTTCAATTGGTGGTGCAACAGGAGCACCCACTTCCATCAGAGCTCCTCCATTGTACGCTGGGGGGAAAGGAGGAAGTTTCTCTAGGGTTTCCAGAGGGATTTCGGTCGCGAATTCTGAACTTCCAGGGGACGTTCAGGATTTTGAGCTGGTAGAAGATCCGTCGTTCTGGGCGGATCACAATGTACAG GTGCTGATAAGAATTCGGCCGTTGAGTGGTCCAGAGAGGGTTTCGCAAGGTTATGGTCGATGCCTGAGGCAGGATAGTGCACGGACCTTGGTGTGGCTTGGTCATCCTGAAACCAGATTTACCTTTGATCATATTGCATGCGAGACCATATCACAG GAAACCCTATTCAGGGTTGCTGGATTGCCCATGGTGGAGAATTGCATGTCTGGTTATAATAGCTGCATGTTTGCATATGGTCAG ACAGGAAGTGGCAAAACGTATACTATGATGGGTGAGATATATGAGATGGAAGGAAGGCTCAATGAAGATAGTGGGATAACTCCACGcatttttgaatatttatttacaagaaTTAGGGTG GAGGAAGAGAGCAGGAAGGATGAAAAGCTGAAGTATAGCTGCAAATGTTCCTTTCTAGAGATTTACAATGAGCAGATAACAGATCTTTTGGAGCCCTCATCAACTAATCTACAG CTCAGAGAAGACTTGAAGAAAGGGGTATATGTTGAAAACCTCACGGAGTATAATGTGAGGACAGTCAATGATGTTGTCAAACTTCTGTTACAG GGTGCTGCAAACAGGAAAATGGCGGCAACTCATATGAACAGTGAGAGCAGCCGCTCCCACAGTGTTTTTACCTGTATCGTTGAAAGCAGCTGGGAGAAAGATTCCATGACTCACTTCAGATTTGCAAGGTTAAACTTAGTAGATCTAGCTGGTTCTGAAAG GCAGAAAAGCTCTGGTGCTGAGGGAGATCGTTTGAAAGAAGCAGCAAATATAAACAAATCTTTGTCAACTCTTGG CTTAGTGATAATGTCTTTAGTGGATTTAGCACATGGGAAACATAGACATGTGCCCTACAGAGACTCAAGGCTCACATTTCTACTTCAG GATTCTTTGGGAGGAAACTCAAAGACAACGATCATTGCAAATGTCAGCCCATCTATTTG CTCTGCAAATGAAACACTTAGCACTCTGAAGTTTGCACAGCGTGCCAAACTTATTCAGAACAAT GCTAAAGTGAATGAAGATGCTTCAGGTGATGTAACTGCACTGCAGCGGCAAATCCAACAGTTGAAG GGCCAGTTATCCATTTTGATGAAGTATAATAACCTTACAAGGTCTATCTCAAGTTATATTCCAGCTGCTGAAGAATCTGGACTGAATGACTTGTCCGAGGGATATGACTCTTCAGGAGAGAGAAAGCCAACTGGTAATCATAAGATACGTAGACTCCCAAGCACGAAG ATAAATCACATGGAAGCTAATTTAGTTGGTGCTATGAGGAGAGAAAAAATGGCAGAGATAGCAGTTCGGAAGCTAGAGGCCGAAATTGAACATGTGAACCTCTTG GCTTGCCAAAGGGAAGAGGATGCTCAGAACACTAAAATGATGCTACGGTTTCGTGAAGAGAAAATTAAACAACTTGAACTGCTTGTGAATGACAGTCTGTCTTCCGAGAAGTATCTCATGGAAGAAAATAAGGCTCTACTGGAAGAGATTCGGATGCTTCGGGCAAGGATTGATAAAAATCCAGAATTGACCCAATTTGCTCTGGAGAATATCAGACTACAAGAGCAACTCCAGCT GTTCCAAAATTTCCATGAACAAGGAGAGCGAGAAACATTGCTGTCTGAAGTTTCAGAATTGCGCAATCAG CTTCTGGAAACACTTGAAGGAAAGCTCACATTCCCTGCAAGAAATGACAATCAG GATAACGACACCATAAAAGAGTTGGAAGATTCCAGGAATATGAATTTCAAACTGATTAG GGAAGTAGATGAATTACGAACAGAactgagaaaatatttgaattgcagTCAAGCTGCGTCTACCTCT GCTACAGATTCTTTCTCCAAGAATTCTGAGGAGTTTCGGCAAACAGATAATTATTCATTG GTAGAAAGCATATATAGCCATAGTGAATCCGGAGATGAGATGGCATCTAGTACCCAGGCAGACGATGAGGTTCGAAAGAATAGAATTGACCAGAATATTGATGATTCTACATTGTCACACTCCAATGATCCTCAAAAAGAGTTGATGGATGCTAGATTGTTGGTTGAAGCAATGGAGTTGGAGCAGGTCCATCTAATTACCGAGCTGCAGCATACACAGGAGGAGAATCAAAGACTCATGGGAATGGTAAGCAAGAAGGACAAGGTAGATAAACAAACAGTACTGGAACCTCAGAGTCGTTTCCTGAAATTAGGTAATCTAGAAACTCAAAACATGAGCTTGCCGACGGAGGGAAATGAAGAAATTGACCAGAACGCTTTGCAATACAAGTTGGACAAAATGAGTAAGGATCTTGAGGAGGTCAGATTGCTTAATAACCAGTATCAAGAGGATCAGGTGTCCCAGTTATCTCAGCAACACCAAATTCAACTGGTATGTGAACAGGTTGAAATGGAGACGAGCAGAACAATTATTCATTTACAGGAAGATGTTGCTGCTATTCAGTTAGAACTCAATCAAAGGCTATGTTACATGACTCAAGAAAATACAAGACTAAGAAACATAATAGCAGCCAAGGAGGAGGAAATAAAGGTACTTTGTATGGAATGGGAAAGGGCAACTCTAGAACTAACAAGCTTCCTTGTAGATGGTTCTAAATCCCTCAAAGATGCGTCTGGCCAGATCGAAGGTATTGCTTGCTCATTTCCAAAGGCTAGTTGTATTAGTGAACACATAGAGAGGGCTGCCAGAGTTTGCGTGGATAAGGAAGAAAGTATTCTACTCTTAGAAAAGAGCTTGGAAGATGCACAGAAGATGGTGATGGAAATGGAGCTGAAATTAAGTTCCTTGAAGGAAGCAACAATAGCTTTAAATGAATTCCAGCAACTAGATATTGACAAAAGTACCGAAGAGGAAACACAATTAAGCAAGCTCATGAATGGGAACACCAACATGGTAAAGACGGAagattttaaatgcaaaataaaaattgatcaGCTTACTGAAGCAGAAAAATGTGTTAATTCTGGTTTTGTAGCAGTAAAAAGGATTTGTGATTGTCACAAGGTTGCTCAGGTAAATGATGTTGAGAAAGACATTTTAATCCCAAAGCTCATCGATGTGGGCAACCATAAGATTTCTGAGACAACGCCTGATGCTGATGTTTTGGCAGTGGAGTGTTTGAAATATCAAGTGAAGTTGACCAGATTTGGGGTTTTGGAGTCTGAGAATGCTATTAATGAACTCTATACAGATGTAGAAACCCATTTTAAAGCCCTCCAAATTGATGTCTGTGAAGTTTGTTCTGCATACAAAGAGTTGGTTCAGGAGTTAATGAAAGAGAGTCatgagatgaagaaaatatgtaTGGAATTGAGAGAGAATCATAAGAATTCTCAGTTCTGCAATGTTGAATTACTGTCAATGGAACCTccaaaatttatgaaatttggaaATGAGAATCCAATGCTGAATCAGATAAGAGACAAACTTGCTGAAACAAATGACATACTGAAACTCATTAAAGATTGcatcaaaacaaaagtaaatgAGTTTGAGTGCCTCTCTGAGGAGGAAGACTTAATGGAAGCGGATACATGGATTTCTGATTGTTCCATGATTGACTCTGATGTTTCAAGTGAAAGTGTTGCTTCAGTAATTAAATCGGATGGCAGCTCATATACTTTCCAGCCAAGGTTTCCTGCAGGGATAAACATGATGGACCTTCAAGTTGAAGGAGGCTTGGCAGTTCAGTCTGATGATCAAGAGTCAGAAAAGTCAATTAAGCTTCTAAAAGGTTCGAAAATACAGAGTGAAGCAACAAGATTATGCCTGAGAAAGGAATTAGAAATGGCATTCCATATTTTCAGTAAACTATATGTTCAGTTAAGCGCACTACTCAGCAAGTCAGATGTTGGAGATTTTTCTTGCTCAGAAG AATTGAAGCAAGTTGTTCCATCTATTGAGTATGGAATTGAGAAAGCTGAAGCAGGCTGCTATAATATAAGAGAG GTAGTTGCTGATGAGAAAATTAATCATGCTAGTAGCCTCTTAACCAAGTTTGAGGAAGCCCGTGCAACAATGAGAGAAGCTGATTTGATGTTAAATGCTTTGCTGAAAGCAAATGAAAGTGCAAAACAGTTGACTGGTATGTGGAAGCAAGCTGGTGAGGATTTGATGGTAGAGAGAGCAAGCTTGATTGAAGAAGTCAAACAACTTAAGTCATCAATATGTTTGAAAGAAGAGGAGAACAAATCCCTGCAGCATCAAATCCAGTATGGTCTGGCAGAGATGGCAAACTCATTATCATTGCTTGAAGGGTGTTTTGTGCAAATGCAAAAGGTTGTAGATGAGAGCTTCAGCGTAATATATTCTGATGCCTTATCTCTGGGACAGGAGATGCTTTGCTTAGTGAGCAACTCCAGATCATCAGTAGAAGATATTTGCACTGAGATAATGGAGAAAGGATTTGCTTTCTTTGTGCTATATCAGTGCCACACAGCGGAGTTTATCAGGAAACTCCCATGCTTGCTTGGACAACCTGGTTTGTGTGCATTCAGACATCAAGAATACCGTCCggtaataaaattagaaaatatgtGCTCAAGTGATGAGGATGATGTCATTGTTCCTTGTAAGAAAGTCATGGGGGAAGGAGATCAATGTGAATTAGTGAGAAAGGTTGGGGGGGAACAACTGGGGTTATCCAGGGATAACCTAATCTATGAAAACATGGCACTTAAGAAAGAATTGGAACgaaaagaagttttattagaaGGTTTGCTTTTTGATTTCAGCTTGTTGCAGGAATCAGCCTCCAATACAAAGGACATCAAAGATGAAACTGAAAAGCTAATATTTTCATTACGCCAAGTTCGACATGAGCTAGAGATGAAAACAAGTCAGCTTGATGACGTGTTGGTTCAATATAGAAAACTTGAAGGTCATCTTGCTGATACCGAAAAGGCTTTGGTTATTTCAAATTCTGATCTTGAGCAGGCTAAAGAAACAATAGACAGTTACTCAGACCAAAACACTGAGTTGAAGGTTCTATTAAAAGATATCTATctcaaaaaatctgaaacagaAGAGCTATTGGATGAACAGAAGGAGGTGGTCAAAGGTTTGGAGAAAGAAATTCTTCATTTAACATCTTCAGTTTCTTTATGTAAAGGCATTGAAGATGAATTGAAGAGGGTTGCCAGTGAAAGAGACCAACTCCATGAAGAAGTTCAATCCTTGAACGTTACACTTGAGATGGCTTATGCTTTGGTTGATGAAAAGGAAGCTGTCGCTGTTGAATGTCAACAG GAGACAGAGGCAAGTAAAATGTATGCTGAACAAAAGGAAGAGGAGGTGAAGATTTTAGAACATTCTGTAGAGGAGCTTGAGTGCACCATAAATGTATTGGAGAAAAAG GTGGATGAAATGAATGAAGAGGTAGAAAGGCATCGAGTGATCCGAGATTCTCTAGAACTGGAACTCCAAGTTTTGAGACAGATGTTGTCTTCAGTTGAAAATTTCACTGAGAATGCAGATTCAGGAAACTCTATTACTCAACAACCTGAAGATCATATATCTAT GCACCTGCAAGGTAGATTACTGGAATTTCATGAGGCGCAGAAtcgaataaaacttcttgaagaGGAAAAACTAGAACGGGATAAAGAG ATCAAACAATGCAAAGAGTACATCTCCGAGCTTGTACTGCACGCTGAAGCCCAGGCATCACAATACCAACAAAAG TACAAGACTCTGGAGGCGATGGTTAATGAAGTAAAAACCGATTCATCATATTCAACATCAAGTGCTCTTACATTAGATAAAACTGAGAGAATCTCAACAAGGACAAGGGGCTCCAGCTCACCATTCAGATGCATTTCAAATTTGGTTCAGCAAATGAATTTGGAGAAGGATCAGGAATTGTCAGTGGCCAGGATACGTATAGAGGAGCTTAAAGCATTGGCGGCAAGTCGGCAGAAAGAG GTATGCATGTTGAATACAAGGCTTGCTGCAGCAGAAAGCATGACACATGATGTCATCCGAGATTTACTTGGGGTGAAATTGGACATGACTAACTATGCA aacttaaTAGACCAGTATCAGGTCCAAAAGTTAGTGGTGGAGGCTCAACAGCAAACAGAAGAGTTTGCGGCAAAG GAGCAAGAAGTTCTCAAGTTGAGAAAGCAAATTAATGATTTACTTGAGGAAAGAGATAG TTGCATATCGGAAGTAAATAGGAAGGAAGCAGATGTACTTGCAGTTCAGATGACTGTAGAGCAACTCCTAGAGCGGGATCAATTGCTCTCTGCACAGAATGAGATGCTGAAG ATGGACAAGACCAACCTAAAGAGGAGGGTCACCGAACTGGATGACATGGTAAAAGCACTTCTTGGAGCACCGAGTATGAAACAGCAAACTCAACTATCCTTGAAAACCAAG GACAACAGCTCATTGAAACTGGGACTGAGTGATGCTGATTTCACTAAGAGGCTGGCACATTCTGAAAGACGTCTTTCCCAAGTGAATGATGAACTTGCTCAGTATCGGCGATCTAGTGGCAGTCATCCAAATGACAGGACTTATGCACATGGCTCGGAAACAAAAAATCGGCGATAG